The Balearica regulorum gibbericeps isolate bBalReg1 chromosome 5, bBalReg1.pri, whole genome shotgun sequence genome window below encodes:
- the MLH3 gene encoding DNA mismatch repair protein Mlh3 isoform X2, with product MIKCLAEDVRARLRSGVTINSLGQCVEELVLNSIDAKATCVAIRVDLEAFKIQVVDNGSGMGREDLNAMGKRYFTSKCSSVGDLENLTFYGFRGEAVASIANMASVVEVSSKTSRTAKTFLKLFHNGQALEVCEAELSRPSGGTTVTVCNLFHQLPVRRKCMDPVLEFERVRQKVEAISLMHPSVSLSLRNDTSCSMVLQLPKTRDIYSRFCQIYGLGRSQKLREINHKSGEFEISGYISTEGHYNKNMQFLYVNRRLVLKTRLHKLIDFLLRKESVICKAKSGPMSRQASSSPGRHRCGPELYGIFILNVTCAYSDYDVCLEPAKTLIEFQNWDVLLTCVEEGVKMFLKREHLFIEPCSEDIREFNEDNDFCLYNAPVLKPSLSGEKSIQDSFKKACDEIVDSYEMCNLQSKDVKRKSVTGKKSSSLIESNKNLQETEVAPNQMIPEPSDPCRNNKVEIPLPSKDDTASDFIISDISEHKPKDTNSSQKVSDTHLKPPENLCSSFSGGAGSEIRKIDSCAELQRCAENYIKDVGRQQDKAVQKILNNDVIQSPSEREDPTETTMGPKTVSGSSLMGPCNARRGDRETAEVIDDAGRGAVSSIPLKLCSTRLVTCVIQSDPPHECEKTETSLRLNMQCRPRPVNAKDIFGHKVNFPIQSLNAKDISSNTSKEYTPPYTREVCMADGNEWLENKTLSNQVSEEIAMPIATSKRRCEALNVTELPLSTSSDIPRNKVIKSTRRQIAVPRSQPSKKLSLSTQLGSLERFRRYYGRVKCTLPTPLPEQSEFGLAVFNSLANCDFSKNENDNHGNLSTCKTPAVEDTDSNTSSQVFGSLEETLFCCGETSQDKRALCQSPLTLSDYSEVSKKNTSCKRSPGSLSSKLSRMKSDHKEVEQLGEQFQADSDNTSTGDPRNDLVWSEWLQDFDVSSGKTIYINKATGLSTYGTPPTEAFQAACIQDITTMAVNVVSENGIQFRCHPFRSEIVLPFLPRPRKEKTLASQDLRGAEGESLQTLLSEWDNPVFVPCPEIAVDVTSSQADDLAVKIHNILYPYRFTKDMVHSMQVLQQVDNKFIACLINTRNEMDKKADGNLLILVDQHAAHERIRLEQLIADSYVKEAAACGKKKLLSSSISPPLEIEVTEEQRRFLRCCYKNLEDLGLELSFPETNSSLILVRKVPLCFIEREANELRRKRQPVTKSIVEELIQEQVELVQTTGGGARGTLPLTFLKVLASQACHGAIKFNEHLTLDESCRLIEALSSCQLPFQCAHGRPSMMPLADIDHLQQEKQPKPNLVRLRKMARAWHLFGKKRP from the exons ATGATCAAATGTTTGGCGGAAGATGTGCGAGCCAGGCTGCGTTCTGGAGTAACTATCAACTCACTAGGGCAGTGTGTGGAGGAGCTTGTCCTCAATAGCATCGATGCCAAAGCGACGTGTGTAGCTATCAGGGTGGATTTGGAAGCTTTTAAGATCCAGGTGGTGGACAACGGCTCcgggatggggagagaggaCTTAAATGCAATGGGAAAGAGGTActtcaccagcaagtgcagCTCAGTGGGAGACTTGGAGAACCTGACATTCTACGGCTTTAGAGGGGAGGCTGTGGCAAGCATAGCCAACATGGCCAGTGTAGTGGAAGTTTCATCTAAGACCAGCAGgacagcaaaaacatttttgaaactgtttcACAATGGGCAAGCACTGGAAGTCTGTGAAGCTGAATTGAGCAGACCAAGTGGCGGAACTACAGTGACCGTGTGTAATCTGTTCCATCAGTTACCAGTGAGGAGAAAGTGTATGGATCCTGTGTTGGAATTTGAGAGAGTGAGACAGAAAGTAGAGGCTATTTCGCTGATGCATCCCTCTGTTTCACTTTCTTTAAGGAACGACACCTCTTGTTCCATGGTGCTTCAGCTCCCAAAGACAAGAGATATATACTCTCGGTTTTGTCAAATTTATGGACTGGGCAGATCCCAGAAGTTACGAGAAATAAATCATAAGTCTGGGGAATTTGAGATAAGTGGTTATATCAGTACTGAAGGACATTACAACAAGAATATGCAGTTCTTGTATGTGAATAGAAGGCTTGTTTTAAAGACAAGACTACATAAACTAATTGATTTTTTATTACGAAAAGAAAGTGTCATTTGCAAGGCAAAAAGTGGCCCTATGAGCAGACAGGCTAGTTCAAGTCCCGGTCGCCATCGTTGTGGCCCAGAGTTGTACGGGATCTTTATTCTCAATGTGACCTGTGCGTACAGTGACTATGATGTGTGTCTGGAACCTGCAAAGACTCTAATTGAGTTCCAGAACTGGGATGTTCTTCTAACTTGCGTAGAAGAAggagtgaaaatgtttttgaaacgcgaacatttatttattgaacCATGTAGTGAGGACATCAGAGAATTTAATGAAGATAATGACTTTTGTTTGTATAACGCTCCAGTTCTGAAGCCCTCACTCTCTGGCGAGAAGAGCATCCAAGACAGTTTTAAGAAAGCATGCGATGAAATTGTGGATTCCTATGAAATGTGTAACTTGCAATCAAAAGATGTCAAAAGGAAATcagttactggaaaaaaatcctcaagtCTTATAGaatcaaataaaaatctacaGGAAACTGAAGTCGCCCCAAATCAGATGATTCCTGAACCGTCTGATCCATGTAGAAACAATAAAGTGGAGATTCCACTGCCCAGCAAAGATGACACAGCTTCTGATTTCATTATATCAGATATCTCAGAGCACAAGCCAAAAGACACTAACAGTTCCCAAAAAGTGTCTGATACTCATCTCAAACCTCCAGAAAATCTTTGTTCCTCTTTCAGCGGAGGGGCTGgatcagaaataagaaaaatagacAGTTGTGCTGAGCTGCAGCGTTGTGCAGAGAATTACATAAAAGATGTGGGAAGGCAGCAAGACAAAGCAGTGCAGAAAATCTTAAATAATGATGTTATTCAATCGCCATCTGAGCGAGAAGACCCTACTGAAACAACAATGGGACCCAAAACTGTCTCCGGAAGTTCGTTGATGGGACCGTGTAATGCAAGAAGAGGAGACAGGGAAACAGCTGAAGTGATAGATGATGCTGGAAGAGGGGCTGTTAGTTCAATACCGTTAAAATTGTGCTCTACACGCCTTGTAACATGTGTTATACAAAGTGACCCCCCACATGaatgtgaaaaaacagaaacaagtcTTAGATTAAACATGCAGTGCAGACCCAGGCCTGTCAATGCCAAGGATATTTTTGGCCACAAAGTCAATTTTCCAATTCAGTCTTTAAATGCTAAGGATATTTCCAGTAATACAAGTAAAGAATATACACCTCCTTACACCAGAGAAGTATGCATGGCTGATGGTAATGAGTGGTTAGAGAACAAAACTTTGTCAAATCAGGTGAGTGAGGAGATAGCTATGCCTATTGCCACCAGTAAAAGACGTTGCGAGGCATTGAATGTTACAGAATTGCCACTGTCAACTTCTTCAGATATTCCTCGCAATAAAGTTATAAAAAGCACTAGAAGGCAAATAGCTGTGCCCAGATCTCAGCCCTCTAAGAAGCTGAGCTTGTCCACACAGCTAGGTTCATTAGAAAGGTTCAGGAGATATTACGGGAGAGTCAAGTGTACACTACCAACACCACTGCCAGAGCAGAGTGAATTTGGTCTCGCGGTTTTTAATTCACTGGCTAATTGTGACTTTTCAAAGAATGAGAATGACAATCATGGTAACTTGAGCACTTGTAAAACTCCAGCTGTGGAAGATACAGATTCTAATACTAGTAGCCAGGTTTTTGGTTCTTTGGAAGAGACTTTATTCTGCTGTGGAGAAACTTCACAGGACAAACGAGCCCTTTGTCAGAGTCCTTTGACGTTGTCTGATTACTCTGAggttagtaaaaaaaatacaagttgtAAAAGATCTCCAGGATCATTATCATCCAAACTATCCAGAATGAAAAGTGACCACAAAGAAGTAGAACAACTTGGTGAACAATTCCAAGCAGATTCAG ACAACACAAGCACAGGCGATCCCAGGAATGATTTGGTTTGGTCTGAATGGCTGCAAGATTTTGATGTGTCGTCGGGTAAGACAATATACATCAATAAAGCAACTGGACTGAGCACCTACGGCACTCCTCCTACTGAAGCATTTCAGGCTGCCTGCATTCAAGATATAACAACAATGGCTGTGAATGTTGTTTCAGAGAATG GGATTCAGTTCAGGTGCCATCCCTTTAGAAGTGAGATTGTGCTACCCTTCCTTCCTAGACCTCGAAAAGAGAAGACTCTAGCAAGCCAGGATCTGAGAG GTGCTGAAGGGGAGTCTCTCCAGACATTGCTTTCAGAATGGGATAATCCTGTTTTTGTTCCCTGCCCAGAG ATTGCTGTTGATGTGACCAGCAGTCAGGCTGATGATCTGGCTGTGAAAATTCACAATATCTTATATCCTTATCGTTTCACCAAAGACATGGTTCATTCAATGCAG GTTCTTCAGCAAGTGGACAATAAATTTATTGCTTGTTTAATCAACACTAGGAATGAAATGGATAAAAAGGCAG ATGGAAACCTCCTGATTTTGGTGGACCAACATGCAGCTCATGAACGGATCCGCCTGGAGCAGCTTATTGCAG ATTCCTAtgtgaaggaagctgcagcatGTGGCAAGAAGAAATTACTGTCCTCCTCCATCTCTCCCCCTTTGGAGATTGAAGttacagaagaacaaagaaGATTTCTACG atgcTGCTACAAAAATTTGGAGGACTTGGGTCTCGAATTATCATTTCCTGAGACCAACAGCTCCTTGATTCTAGTGAGGAAAGTGCCACTGTGTTTTATAGAAAGAGAAGCCAATGAACTACGACGGAAAAGACAACCTGTCACTAAAAGCATTGTGGAG gagCTTATTCAAGAACAAGTTGAG CTAGTGCAGACCACAGGAGGAGGAGCACGAGGAACGCTGCCTCTGACGTTTCTGAAGGTGTTAGCTTCCCAGGCCTGTCATG gagctaTTAAGTTTAATGAACATTTGACTTTGGATGAGAGCTGCAGGCTTATTGAAGCTTTGTCATCTTGCCAGCTGCCCTTCCAGTGTGCTCATGGAAGACCTTCCATGATGCCTCTTGCAGACATAGACCATctacagcaggaaaagcag ccTAAACCTAATTTGGTTAGACTACGGAAGATGGCACGAGCATGGCacctatttggaaaaaaaagaccttaA
- the ACYP1 gene encoding acylphosphatase-1, with product MADGEGLVSVDYEVFGKVQGVFFRKYTQGEAKRLGLVGWVQNTSHGTVQGQIQGPTTTVRELQEWLRKIGSPQSRISRAEFSNEKKITALEHKDFQILK from the exons ATGGCGGACGGCGAGGGTCTGGTCTCTGTGGATTACGAGGTGTTCGGCAAGGTGCAGGGCGTTTTCTTCCGCAAGTATACCCAG GGGGAGGCTAAGAGACTAGGGCTTGTTGGTTGGGTCCAAAATACTAGCCACGGCACCGTGCAAGGGCAAATTCAGGGTCCGACTACCACGGTACGGGAGCTGCAGGAATGGCTCAGGAAGATAGGCAGTCCCCAGTCTCGCATCAGCCGAGCCGAATTCAGCAATGAGAAGAAGATCACGGCGCTGGAGCACAAGGACTTCCAGATTTTGAAGTAA
- the ZC2HC1C gene encoding zinc finger C2HC domain-containing protein 1C → MALFPPVDSVVAATKVVPSSQLEHQQNNLQHELIPDKEESLKDLYARKSRSYSYSLSTESSQHGCRHGSLCSAGLQNECLTSQTKTLPAKSIARRKEGVDRAYPLKPIFHHKGVSVPVVNTAQLGSSPYMEEAPNSRPSSMSKGKPPAGRCQLAAVLSPWTAEPKQSVSHLYRRELAYILKLEADGRNLEEEIRKKEALLREKLGRTKEELRRIQREKELVEAERRGREAERTHERKATRQPEEKTFRVAARPGDGVFSGVQCAETTIPKPGTTLHPQDLAMGKLKKERLVASNSKIRDRIPMERLAACSKLTPKCSPSPSALSEQDSGEHLSAEVLYLQADSAVEQGGLGQCTFCGRKFLCTRLEKHVSICSRSQGSKRKVFDSSKARARGTELEQYQQWKSSERPQNKSPRRNNWRQKHEVFIQTLRQARQVQQVLSKGGKVSDLPPLPPIENPEYVACPYCRRRFAPQAAERHIPKCKTIKNRPPPPPQRRRC, encoded by the exons ATGGCTTTGTTTCCACCGGTGGATTCTGTGGTGGCAGCTACTAAGGTTGTTCCCAGTTCCCAGCTGGAACACCAGCAGAACAACCTTCAGCATGAACTCATACCTGACAAAGAGGAAAGTTTAAAGGATCTCTATGCCCGAAAGAGCCGAAGCTATTCATATTCTCTTTCTACAGAAAGCAGTCAACACGGCTGCAGGCACGGAAGCTTGTGTTCAGCTGGACTGCAGAACGAGTGTCTCACCAGCCAGACCAAAACTCTGCCAGCTAAATCAATAGCCAGACGGAAAGAAGGAGTGGACCGTGCATATCCCCTGAAACCAATTTTTCACCACAAGGGTGTGAGTGTTCCAGTGGTCAACACAGCACAGCTCGGAAGTTCCCCGTACATGGAGGAAGCTCCAAATAGTAGGCCTAGCTCAATGAGCAAAGGGAAGCCTCCAGCAGGGAGGTGTCAGCTAGCTGCAGTGCTCTCTCCTTGGACAGCAGAGCCTAAACAGTCAGTCTCCCATCTATACAGGAGAGAGCTGGCCTACATCCTAAAGTTGGAGGCAGATGGACGGAACCTGGAAGAGGAAATTCGAAAGAAAGAGGCTCTCCTCAGAGAGAAGCTGGGGAGAACAAAGGAGGAGCTTAGGAGGATTCAAAGAGAGAAGGAGCTTGTtgaggcagagagaagaggcagagaagcagagaggacCCATGAGCGAAAGGCCACAAGGCAGCCTGAAGAGAAAACTTTCAGGGTTGCAGCCAGGCCAGGTGATGGGGTCTTCAGTGGGGTGCAGTGTGCAGAGACCACTATCCCCAAACCTGGCACCACCCTCCATCCCCAAGATCTGGCTATGGGGAAGCTCAAGAAGGAGCGGCTGGTGGCCAGCAACAGCAAAATCCGAGACCGCATACCCATGGAGCGTTTAGCTGCTTGTTCAAAGTTGACCCCAAAATGCAGCCCTTCTCCCTCTGCGCTGTCAGAGCAAGATTCTGGTGAGCACCTGTCTGCAGAGGTGCTGTACCTACAGGCTGACAGTGCTGTGGAGCAGGGGGGGCTCGGACAGTGCACCTTCTGCGGACGTAAGTTTCTCTGCACCAGGCTCGAGAAGCACGTGAGTATCTGCAGCAGGAGCCAAGGCTCCAAGAGGAAGGTGTTTGACTCCAGCAAGGCCAGAGCTAGGGGCACAGAACTGGAACAGTATCAGCAGTGGAAGAGCTCAGAGAGGCCTCAG aaTAAGTCACCCAGAAGGAACAACTGGAGACAGAAGCATGAGGTTTTCATCCAGACCCTGCGCCAGGCCCGCCAGGTGCAGCAAGTCCTCTCCAAGGGAGGGAAGGTGTCTGACCTGCCCCCTTTACCTCCCATCGAAAACCCAGAATACGTTGCCTGCCCTTACTGCAGACGCCGATTTGCTCCTCAAGCAGCTGAGAGACACATTCCTAAATGCAAAACCATCAAGAATAGGCCCCCACCCCCACCACAGAGGAGGCGCTGCTGA
- the MLH3 gene encoding DNA mismatch repair protein Mlh3 isoform X1: MIKCLAEDVRARLRSGVTINSLGQCVEELVLNSIDAKATCVAIRVDLEAFKIQVVDNGSGMGREDLNAMGKRYFTSKCSSVGDLENLTFYGFRGEAVASIANMASVVEVSSKTSRTAKTFLKLFHNGQALEVCEAELSRPSGGTTVTVCNLFHQLPVRRKCMDPVLEFERVRQKVEAISLMHPSVSLSLRNDTSCSMVLQLPKTRDIYSRFCQIYGLGRSQKLREINHKSGEFEISGYISTEGHYNKNMQFLYVNRRLVLKTRLHKLIDFLLRKESVICKAKSGPMSRQASSSPGRHRCGPELYGIFILNVTCAYSDYDVCLEPAKTLIEFQNWDVLLTCVEEGVKMFLKREHLFIEPCSEDIREFNEDNDFCLYNAPVLKPSLSGEKSIQDSFKKACDEIVDSYEMCNLQSKDVKRKSVTGKKSSSLIESNKNLQETEVAPNQMIPEPSDPCRNNKVEIPLPSKDDTASDFIISDISEHKPKDTNSSQKVSDTHLKPPENLCSSFSGGAGSEIRKIDSCAELQRCAENYIKDVGRQQDKAVQKILNNDVIQSPSEREDPTETTMGPKTVSGSSLMGPCNARRGDRETAEVIDDAGRGAVSSIPLKLCSTRLVTCVIQSDPPHECEKTETSLRLNMQCRPRPVNAKDIFGHKVNFPIQSLNAKDISSNTSKEYTPPYTREVCMADGNEWLENKTLSNQVSEEIAMPIATSKRRCEALNVTELPLSTSSDIPRNKVIKSTRRQIAVPRSQPSKKLSLSTQLGSLERFRRYYGRVKCTLPTPLPEQSEFGLAVFNSLANCDFSKNENDNHGNLSTCKTPAVEDTDSNTSSQVFGSLEETLFCCGETSQDKRALCQSPLTLSDYSEVSKKNTSCKRSPGSLSSKLSRMKSDHKEVEQLGEQFQADSGRKDDYSFDLESSNNDFLYNACQTYKASEEKMRECNYSIFKGDACRQSDSMRAESMKSTVSPSPLSSIEGEYTISSSSVLSLPAKKDCTHVICEDKSTLDESSEQNLKDTEVPHMTFLSNLEFSADNTSTGDPRNDLVWSEWLQDFDVSSGKTIYINKATGLSTYGTPPTEAFQAACIQDITTMAVNVVSENGIQFRCHPFRSEIVLPFLPRPRKEKTLASQDLRGAEGESLQTLLSEWDNPVFVPCPEIAVDVTSSQADDLAVKIHNILYPYRFTKDMVHSMQVLQQVDNKFIACLINTRNEMDKKADGNLLILVDQHAAHERIRLEQLIADSYVKEAAACGKKKLLSSSISPPLEIEVTEEQRRFLRCCYKNLEDLGLELSFPETNSSLILVRKVPLCFIEREANELRRKRQPVTKSIVEELIQEQVELVQTTGGGARGTLPLTFLKVLASQACHGAIKFNEHLTLDESCRLIEALSSCQLPFQCAHGRPSMMPLADIDHLQQEKQPKPNLVRLRKMARAWHLFGKKRP, translated from the exons ATGATCAAATGTTTGGCGGAAGATGTGCGAGCCAGGCTGCGTTCTGGAGTAACTATCAACTCACTAGGGCAGTGTGTGGAGGAGCTTGTCCTCAATAGCATCGATGCCAAAGCGACGTGTGTAGCTATCAGGGTGGATTTGGAAGCTTTTAAGATCCAGGTGGTGGACAACGGCTCcgggatggggagagaggaCTTAAATGCAATGGGAAAGAGGTActtcaccagcaagtgcagCTCAGTGGGAGACTTGGAGAACCTGACATTCTACGGCTTTAGAGGGGAGGCTGTGGCAAGCATAGCCAACATGGCCAGTGTAGTGGAAGTTTCATCTAAGACCAGCAGgacagcaaaaacatttttgaaactgtttcACAATGGGCAAGCACTGGAAGTCTGTGAAGCTGAATTGAGCAGACCAAGTGGCGGAACTACAGTGACCGTGTGTAATCTGTTCCATCAGTTACCAGTGAGGAGAAAGTGTATGGATCCTGTGTTGGAATTTGAGAGAGTGAGACAGAAAGTAGAGGCTATTTCGCTGATGCATCCCTCTGTTTCACTTTCTTTAAGGAACGACACCTCTTGTTCCATGGTGCTTCAGCTCCCAAAGACAAGAGATATATACTCTCGGTTTTGTCAAATTTATGGACTGGGCAGATCCCAGAAGTTACGAGAAATAAATCATAAGTCTGGGGAATTTGAGATAAGTGGTTATATCAGTACTGAAGGACATTACAACAAGAATATGCAGTTCTTGTATGTGAATAGAAGGCTTGTTTTAAAGACAAGACTACATAAACTAATTGATTTTTTATTACGAAAAGAAAGTGTCATTTGCAAGGCAAAAAGTGGCCCTATGAGCAGACAGGCTAGTTCAAGTCCCGGTCGCCATCGTTGTGGCCCAGAGTTGTACGGGATCTTTATTCTCAATGTGACCTGTGCGTACAGTGACTATGATGTGTGTCTGGAACCTGCAAAGACTCTAATTGAGTTCCAGAACTGGGATGTTCTTCTAACTTGCGTAGAAGAAggagtgaaaatgtttttgaaacgcgaacatttatttattgaacCATGTAGTGAGGACATCAGAGAATTTAATGAAGATAATGACTTTTGTTTGTATAACGCTCCAGTTCTGAAGCCCTCACTCTCTGGCGAGAAGAGCATCCAAGACAGTTTTAAGAAAGCATGCGATGAAATTGTGGATTCCTATGAAATGTGTAACTTGCAATCAAAAGATGTCAAAAGGAAATcagttactggaaaaaaatcctcaagtCTTATAGaatcaaataaaaatctacaGGAAACTGAAGTCGCCCCAAATCAGATGATTCCTGAACCGTCTGATCCATGTAGAAACAATAAAGTGGAGATTCCACTGCCCAGCAAAGATGACACAGCTTCTGATTTCATTATATCAGATATCTCAGAGCACAAGCCAAAAGACACTAACAGTTCCCAAAAAGTGTCTGATACTCATCTCAAACCTCCAGAAAATCTTTGTTCCTCTTTCAGCGGAGGGGCTGgatcagaaataagaaaaatagacAGTTGTGCTGAGCTGCAGCGTTGTGCAGAGAATTACATAAAAGATGTGGGAAGGCAGCAAGACAAAGCAGTGCAGAAAATCTTAAATAATGATGTTATTCAATCGCCATCTGAGCGAGAAGACCCTACTGAAACAACAATGGGACCCAAAACTGTCTCCGGAAGTTCGTTGATGGGACCGTGTAATGCAAGAAGAGGAGACAGGGAAACAGCTGAAGTGATAGATGATGCTGGAAGAGGGGCTGTTAGTTCAATACCGTTAAAATTGTGCTCTACACGCCTTGTAACATGTGTTATACAAAGTGACCCCCCACATGaatgtgaaaaaacagaaacaagtcTTAGATTAAACATGCAGTGCAGACCCAGGCCTGTCAATGCCAAGGATATTTTTGGCCACAAAGTCAATTTTCCAATTCAGTCTTTAAATGCTAAGGATATTTCCAGTAATACAAGTAAAGAATATACACCTCCTTACACCAGAGAAGTATGCATGGCTGATGGTAATGAGTGGTTAGAGAACAAAACTTTGTCAAATCAGGTGAGTGAGGAGATAGCTATGCCTATTGCCACCAGTAAAAGACGTTGCGAGGCATTGAATGTTACAGAATTGCCACTGTCAACTTCTTCAGATATTCCTCGCAATAAAGTTATAAAAAGCACTAGAAGGCAAATAGCTGTGCCCAGATCTCAGCCCTCTAAGAAGCTGAGCTTGTCCACACAGCTAGGTTCATTAGAAAGGTTCAGGAGATATTACGGGAGAGTCAAGTGTACACTACCAACACCACTGCCAGAGCAGAGTGAATTTGGTCTCGCGGTTTTTAATTCACTGGCTAATTGTGACTTTTCAAAGAATGAGAATGACAATCATGGTAACTTGAGCACTTGTAAAACTCCAGCTGTGGAAGATACAGATTCTAATACTAGTAGCCAGGTTTTTGGTTCTTTGGAAGAGACTTTATTCTGCTGTGGAGAAACTTCACAGGACAAACGAGCCCTTTGTCAGAGTCCTTTGACGTTGTCTGATTACTCTGAggttagtaaaaaaaatacaagttgtAAAAGATCTCCAGGATCATTATCATCCAAACTATCCAGAATGAAAAGTGACCACAAAGAAGTAGAACAACTTGGTGAACAATTCCAAGCAGATTCAGGTAGAAAAGATGACTACTCTTTTGATCTTGAATCATCAAATAATGATTTTTTGTATAATGCTTGTCAAACATATAAAgcctcagaggaaaaaatgagggaatgtaattacagcatttttaagGGGGATGCATGCAGGCAATCAGACAGTATGAGAGCAGAGTCCATGAAAAGTACTGTCAGCCCGTCACCACTCAGCAGCATAGAAGGGGAGTACACAATCTCTTCAAGCAGTGTTTTATCATTACCTGCTAAAAAGGATTGTACTCACGTCATCTGTGAAGATAAAAGTACATTAGATGAATCCTCAgaacaaaatttgaaagataCTGAGGTTCCCCATATGACCTTCCTAAGTAACTTGGAATTCTCTGCAGACAACACAAGCACAGGCGATCCCAGGAATGATTTGGTTTGGTCTGAATGGCTGCAAGATTTTGATGTGTCGTCGGGTAAGACAATATACATCAATAAAGCAACTGGACTGAGCACCTACGGCACTCCTCCTACTGAAGCATTTCAGGCTGCCTGCATTCAAGATATAACAACAATGGCTGTGAATGTTGTTTCAGAGAATG GGATTCAGTTCAGGTGCCATCCCTTTAGAAGTGAGATTGTGCTACCCTTCCTTCCTAGACCTCGAAAAGAGAAGACTCTAGCAAGCCAGGATCTGAGAG GTGCTGAAGGGGAGTCTCTCCAGACATTGCTTTCAGAATGGGATAATCCTGTTTTTGTTCCCTGCCCAGAG ATTGCTGTTGATGTGACCAGCAGTCAGGCTGATGATCTGGCTGTGAAAATTCACAATATCTTATATCCTTATCGTTTCACCAAAGACATGGTTCATTCAATGCAG GTTCTTCAGCAAGTGGACAATAAATTTATTGCTTGTTTAATCAACACTAGGAATGAAATGGATAAAAAGGCAG ATGGAAACCTCCTGATTTTGGTGGACCAACATGCAGCTCATGAACGGATCCGCCTGGAGCAGCTTATTGCAG ATTCCTAtgtgaaggaagctgcagcatGTGGCAAGAAGAAATTACTGTCCTCCTCCATCTCTCCCCCTTTGGAGATTGAAGttacagaagaacaaagaaGATTTCTACG atgcTGCTACAAAAATTTGGAGGACTTGGGTCTCGAATTATCATTTCCTGAGACCAACAGCTCCTTGATTCTAGTGAGGAAAGTGCCACTGTGTTTTATAGAAAGAGAAGCCAATGAACTACGACGGAAAAGACAACCTGTCACTAAAAGCATTGTGGAG gagCTTATTCAAGAACAAGTTGAG CTAGTGCAGACCACAGGAGGAGGAGCACGAGGAACGCTGCCTCTGACGTTTCTGAAGGTGTTAGCTTCCCAGGCCTGTCATG gagctaTTAAGTTTAATGAACATTTGACTTTGGATGAGAGCTGCAGGCTTATTGAAGCTTTGTCATCTTGCCAGCTGCCCTTCCAGTGTGCTCATGGAAGACCTTCCATGATGCCTCTTGCAGACATAGACCATctacagcaggaaaagcag ccTAAACCTAATTTGGTTAGACTACGGAAGATGGCACGAGCATGGCacctatttggaaaaaaaagaccttaA